ACCATCTCGAGCATGACATCCGGGTAGCCGTCATAGATGCGCTCCGCTCCGGTGGCACCGGTGATGACGGGGAACATCACGACCCGGAACCGGTCGACGAGGCCGGCCGCCACCAGAGATCGACACAGGGCTACACTGCCGATCGTGGTCAACAGGCCCGAGCCGTCCTCCTTCATGGCCCGCACCGCATCGACCGCATCGCCGCGCACGAGCGTGGTGTTCGGCCACGACAACGGCTCGTCAAGAGTGGACGAGAACACGACCTTCGAGGATCGGGTGAGCTCGTCGACCGCCTCCTGCTCGTCGCCGGAACGCTCGTCGGCCCCATCCGGATTCTCGCCGGCGGCCATACCCGACATCAGGCGGTAGGTGGTCGCGCCCATCAGGGTCGTGGCTTCGGGCTGCTCGCCGAGCCAGGCGAGGTATTCGGGTCCCTCCAGCCCCCAGAATCCCGGCCAGCCCTCGGCCGACGCGTACCCGTCGAGCGAGGTGATGAAGTCGACCATGAGTTCTCTCATTCGCTGCTCCCCGTCTTCCTTGGCTCGGTCATCGGTTCTCGGCCGCTGCGCGCTCGCAGATCAGGTGCACGGCTTTGCTCGATGAGCGTGGGACGTCGGTCGAGGGGCTCACATCAGCCTTGCTTCGCGCCCGACGTCTGTGCCCGGCTCCGGGATGTGATGCCGTCCGGCGGCATTGGCGAGGAGTGAGTCGATCTGTCCCATGGCCTCGCGCATTCCTTCTTCCATGCCCATCTCGATGAGCTGAGTCATGGCGTCGGTGGAGGCGAAGGTCGAGACCACCGTCATGGTCG
The sequence above is a segment of the Euzebyales bacterium genome. Coding sequences within it:
- a CDS encoding SRPBCC domain-containing protein, with amino-acid sequence YLMTGPDGQKSAGYWDVLEVDPPRRFVVDDGFADDTGQPNTDMPTTRMELELAERAGGGTTMTVVSTFASTDAMTQLIEMGMEEGMREAMGQIDSLLANAAGRHHIPEPGTDVGREARLM
- a CDS encoding dihydrofolate reductase family protein, whose amino-acid sequence is MRELMVDFITSLDGYASAEGWPGFWGLEGPEYLAWLGEQPEATTLMGATTYRLMSGMAAGENPDGADERSGDEQEAVDELTRSSKVVFSSTLDEPLSWPNTTLVRGDAVDAVRAMKEDGSGLLTTIGSVALCRSLVAAGLVDRFRVVMFPVITGATGAERIYDGYPDVMLEMVENRTFDDRLQLVEYRPRVLERPPLDPPS